From the Bacteroidales bacterium genome, one window contains:
- the lysA gene encoding diaminopimelate decarboxylase: MQLNFTNKKTPAYIYNLGLLQQTLDLVKKEANAYGYNIHYALKANNNPTILETISKAGFGADCVSGNEVKEALNRGFKNEGIAFAGVGKTDEEINFALENNIFSFNCESLPEIEVINELAENKQKVAPIALRINPNVNANTHKYITTGLDENKFGISLWELESILDKMDMMKSIQLKGLHFHIGSQITDLDTFKNLCNRINQIQERFYARQIIVDHINVGGGLGINYHQPDEELIPDFKTYFKIFNDFLELRPQQQLHFELGRSIVGQMGSLLSKVIYVKKVKAKDFLIIDAAMTDLIRPALYQAFHKIENLSSNGSQTEKYDVVGPV; encoded by the coding sequence ATGCAGCTCAATTTTACAAATAAAAAAACGCCAGCCTACATTTACAATCTAGGCCTTTTGCAACAAACACTTGATTTAGTTAAAAAGGAAGCTAATGCTTATGGATATAATATTCATTATGCGCTCAAAGCTAACAACAACCCTACAATTTTAGAGACAATTTCTAAAGCAGGATTTGGTGCCGATTGTGTTAGTGGAAATGAAGTTAAAGAAGCCTTAAATCGCGGCTTTAAAAATGAGGGAATTGCGTTTGCTGGAGTAGGTAAAACCGATGAAGAAATCAACTTTGCCCTTGAAAATAACATTTTTAGTTTCAACTGTGAATCGCTTCCCGAGATTGAAGTGATAAATGAATTGGCAGAGAATAAACAAAAAGTTGCTCCCATCGCTTTGCGTATCAATCCAAACGTAAATGCCAATACACATAAATATATCACTACGGGTTTAGACGAAAATAAATTTGGAATAAGTTTATGGGAACTCGAATCTATTCTCGACAAAATGGATATGATGAAAAGCATCCAACTCAAAGGTTTACATTTCCATATTGGATCTCAAATAACCGATCTTGATACTTTCAAAAATCTATGCAACCGTATCAATCAGATTCAGGAGAGGTTTTATGCGCGACAAATTATTGTTGACCATATAAATGTTGGCGGGGGATTAGGAATCAATTACCATCAACCCGATGAGGAACTTATTCCTGATTTTAAAACTTATTTTAAAATTTTTAATGACTTTCTGGAATTACGACCACAGCAACAGCTTCATTTTGAATTGGGGAGATCCATTGTTGGGCAAATGGGTAGCTTATTGAGCAAAGTTATTTATGTAAAGAAAGTGAAAGCAAAAGATTTTCTAATTATTGATGCTGCAATGACGGACTTAATTCGACCAGCACTTTATCAAGCTTTTCATAAAATCGAAAACCTAAGTTCTAATGGTTCGCAAACCGAAAAGTACGATGTGGTAGGTCCTGTTT